Below is a genomic region from Deltaproteobacteria bacterium.
CCGGGGGCCGCCGACGATCGGCGAGAGGATCGGGCAGCCTCCACTGCATTTCCCGCATTGAAGGCATTTCAGCAGATTCTGGCCACTTCTCTCCATTACCTGATCCAAAAAGGCTTTTTCGTCCCTATGACCTTTTAAACGAAACATGATGCGACCTATCCCCGGGTGGACCAGAAGGTTTGACTGATTTTGACCGCCTGGCACAGACGGCGTTGGTGAACGACCGCCTGGGGATCGCCATAGCTCAAGGCCCCGGTGGGACAGGTGAGGGCGCAGGCCGGCCACAATCCGACCCCCAGGCGCTGTCGGCAGCCGTCGCACTTGGCAATTTTGCCGGTGGCCGGATTCAGTTGCGGATGGCCGAAAGGGCAGGCCACCGAACAGGTTTGACAGCCGATGCACAATTCCGGGTCCGAAAAGACCAGGCCCCGGTCGTCCTTCTGCATGGCCCCGGTGGGACAAGCCAATACACAGGCCGGCCGGTCACAATGAAAACAGGTGGCGGGCAGATACTGGGTGATCAGTCCATGATCGGTTTCCAAAGGGCCTATCTGAATAGCCGCGATGGGCCGGGGTCCGGCAGGAAGTCCATTTTCAATTTTGCAGGCCACCAGGCAAGCCTGGCAGCCGATGCAGGACGAGGCCTCGATCATCAGAATCCTGTCTTTGGGTTTGGTTTCGTCCGTCATCATAAGCCAATCGTCTTCAATCGATCCCGGGCCTCTTCAGGGCCTTGGCCTTTGCGGTACACCAGCACCCGATCCGCTCGAAGGCGTTGCAGGGACCAGACCAACCGGGTCGGCACCAGACGGCTGATGGTCGCTGGGCCCTCGATGATTTCATCCTCGGAGGCCACCAGGATGGTCTCCCCATTTTCCACCTCCAGGGCCTGAGCGATCCGGGGATGGATCAGGATCCCCAGATCATCATCCAATTCCCTGGTCCAGGGCCACCACCGGCTGGCCTCTCCGGATCGGGTCATCGTCCGGGTGACCTGGAAGCTAAGGGGAAAAGCCGATGAAGCGCCGGAGGACGACGGGTCGGCCGCCGCCTGCGGGGCCGGAAGAAGCGTTGCCTCCGGTTGGGCAGACCCGGCGGCGTCCCGGCGCCAGTAGACCAATGGGTTGTCTGGTGCGATCTGATCCATGAGCAGCCCGCCGGTTTGGATGCTGTTTTCAAACAACCATTGGTAGAAAGCCTTCTGGTCAGCCAGACCATTGGCCTTTTTCCAGGGGAAGTAATCCCCCCAGCCAAAGCGCTGGGCCAGTCGCATCCAGAAACCCAGTCCGGTGCG
It encodes:
- a CDS encoding 4Fe-4S dicluster domain-containing protein; translation: MMTDETKPKDRILMIEASSCIGCQACLVACKIENGLPAGPRPIAAIQIGPLETDHGLITQYLPATCFHCDRPACVLACPTGAMQKDDRGLVFSDPELCIGCQTCSVACPFGHPQLNPATGKIAKCDGCRQRLGVGLWPACALTCPTGALSYGDPQAVVHQRRLCQAVKISQTFWSTRG